Within Marinomonas mediterranea MMB-1, the genomic segment CGAGCGGATGATCTTTAGGAACAACCACCGAACGATTCCACGTATAGCAGGGCAACATGACCAAGTTTCCAAATAGCTCTAAGGCTTCCGTTGCAATCGCGAAATCAACCACGCCATCGTTCGCCATTTCGGCAATTTGCATTGGTGTACCTTGATGCATATGCAAGGTCACATCAGGATAACCACCGATAAAGTCGTGAATAATTTTAGGTAAAGCATAACGCGCTTGAGTGTGAGTGGTGGCGATATCTAGTGATCCTTTACGCTCATCACTGAATTCTTTCGCCACTTTTTTTATGTTTTGAGTTTGATTTAGTATTTCACCCGCGAGTTCAATAATCTTTTCACCCGCTGGCGTAACATGAGTTAAATGCTTACCACTTCGAGCAAATACCTCAATTCCAAGCTCATCTTCTAGCAGCCGAATCTGCTTACTGACGCCGGGTTGAGATGTATACAGACTCTGAGCTGTCGCCGATACATTAAGATCATGCCTAGCGACCTCCCAAATATATCGAAGCTGCTGTAACTTCATAGACTGCCCTTATTCGAAAAAGAATTAAAAACATAAAAAAATATTACTTTATAGAATAGAGAAAAACCTCTAGTGTTGCTAGCTTAATTCATTTAAAGAACGAACACGATGGAAATTTTTTGGTACATTGCTGCGGGTGTTGGCGTTGGTTTAGCGGTTGGTATTACAGGAGTAGGAGGCGGTTCTCTTATGACACCACTGCTTTTGTTATTTGGTTTTCCCCCTCATATCGCCATAGGGACAGACCTCATGTATGCCGGCATAGCCAAAAGTACGGGTGTTTATATGCACGCGCGTCGAGGCAACGTTAACTGGAAAATAATGGGGGCGATGGCTGCGGGTAGTCTCCCCGCTTCCTTGATCACCATTTGGGTACTCTCAGGCTTTGAGCACCCTGAGCATTACCAAAGCACGCTTTCAGCAACGCTGGGGTTCATGCTCGTATTAACCGCTGCGGTACTCATATTTAGAAAGCGTCTACTTAGCTTTTTGAACCCCAATTTAACCGAACAACAAAGTCGAACGTACATCTTTTTTGGTGGCATCGTTTTAGGCGTGCTAGTCACCCTCACCTCGGTTGGCGCTGGTGCACTTGGCACTGCCATGCTGTTGCTTTTATTCCCACTTATGCAAGCAAAGAATGTCGTCGGTACAGACTTAGCCCATGCTGTCCCCTTAACCTTGGTGGCAGGTATCGGTCATGTATTCCTTGGAAACGTCGATTATTTCTTGTTGTTAGGACTACTGATTGGCTCTATTCCTGCTATTTATGTCGGAACACGGCTAGCCAGTTTTGTACCAAACCAAGTTTTACAACCTATTTTAGCCTCGACATTAATGGCTTTTGGCGTTAAATATCTTTTCTTCTAATTAAAGTGCGAAAAAAGTTATATTAAATATTCAATATTGCCGAAAAAACAGGTAGGGTTACGCCTTAATTAAAATCAATAATTAGGGTACCCCGTAATGAGTGATACACGCTTAGAGGATTTGAATGTTGCTTCGTTAACGCCTCTAGTTACACCTGCTAGTCTAAAAAACACGCTTCCTTTATCCGAAACTGTACGCGATATTGTTTCTCGCTCTAGAGAAGACATCAAAAACATCATGGACGGAAAAGATCACCGTCTCGCGATCGTAATAGGCCCCTGCTCTATTCACGATACAGATGCCGCTATCGATTATGCAAAACGCTTAAAAGCGCTTTCAGAGAAAGTGGGTGACACTCTTTACATCATTATGCGTGCCTATTTTGAAAAACCGCGTACTACCGTTGGTTGGAAGGGCTTAATCAAC encodes:
- the cysB gene encoding HTH-type transcriptional regulator CysB: MKLQQLRYIWEVARHDLNVSATAQSLYTSQPGVSKQIRLLEDELGIEVFARSGKHLTHVTPAGEKIIELAGEILNQTQNIKKVAKEFSDERKGSLDIATTHTQARYALPKIIHDFIGGYPDVTLHMHQGTPMQIAEMANDGVVDFAIATEALELFGNLVMLPCYTWNRSVVVPKDHPLAQTSKLTLKELAKFPLVTYVFGFTGRSQLDKAFQDAELDPNVVFTAADSDVIKTYVRLGLGVGIVATMAHDPKIDSDLVAIDASHLFEDSTTKIGIRNNTFIRGYMYKFIESFAPHLTPDLITEAMELSNRHGVEALFEGIELPRY
- a CDS encoding sulfite exporter TauE/SafE family protein — translated: MEIFWYIAAGVGVGLAVGITGVGGGSLMTPLLLLFGFPPHIAIGTDLMYAGIAKSTGVYMHARRGNVNWKIMGAMAAGSLPASLITIWVLSGFEHPEHYQSTLSATLGFMLVLTAAVLIFRKRLLSFLNPNLTEQQSRTYIFFGGIVLGVLVTLTSVGAGALGTAMLLLLFPLMQAKNVVGTDLAHAVPLTLVAGIGHVFLGNVDYFLLLGLLIGSIPAIYVGTRLASFVPNQVLQPILASTLMAFGVKYLFF